A section of the Methanoregula sp. genome encodes:
- a CDS encoding PAS domain S-box protein: MALIRENTTKILDLLKKNPQGLSITDIVKKTGINRNTAGRYLERFLISGQVEMRHFGMAKIYTASQRVPDSAMLSISSDLVMQLDSGLRIIFANEPFLKMLGVPSAELLGKNIEYTAAATIFDDDLEHFINHLKEGILGKEWRNTLTLNNGKRIFSCHISPIVFNDGRKGVSVLLEEVTEIRQNECALRESEERFRKLVEMSPDAVILHRDGKIIYVNPAALKLLGASIPGELTGKFILDFIDPAFHGIIKENIQKDLDGEPSPQTELQMIRLDGTPVMVEGRGVQTFIDGKPAVMVTLRDITDRKQAEEKLFNSRQMLQLVLDTIPVRVFWKDRDSVYLGANQALALDAGYADPGELVGKNDYDTAYAATADRYRADDRTVMETGLPKLNYEEIQIKPDGSRSWLRTSKVPLRNKNGDVIGVLGTYEDITERKVKEDALRSSEERYRRLLEQSFDAVIIHKEGKITYANNTAVANAGAHSPEDLIGRSIFDFIHRDSRNIVEKRVASLKNAETVTLPLIREKFLRLDGRAVNVEVMATCFIDEGLPAIQVVFREISDRIE, from the coding sequence ATGGCATTGATCAGGGAAAATACCACCAAAATACTCGATCTTTTAAAGAAAAATCCCCAGGGACTCAGTATAACGGATATCGTTAAAAAAACCGGTATAAACCGGAACACGGCCGGGCGGTACCTGGAACGCTTTCTCATCTCCGGCCAGGTGGAGATGCGCCATTTCGGCATGGCGAAGATCTATACTGCCTCGCAGCGGGTCCCGGACTCTGCCATGCTCTCGATCTCTTCCGATCTCGTCATGCAGCTGGACAGTGGCCTGCGCATCATTTTTGCCAATGAGCCTTTCTTAAAAATGCTGGGAGTCCCGTCAGCAGAACTGCTGGGGAAAAATATCGAATATACGGCAGCGGCAACAATCTTTGACGATGACCTGGAACATTTTATCAACCATCTTAAAGAGGGAATCCTGGGAAAAGAGTGGCGCAATACCCTCACGCTGAACAACGGGAAGCGAATTTTTTCCTGCCATATATCTCCCATTGTTTTTAATGACGGGCGTAAAGGAGTCTCGGTTCTTCTTGAAGAGGTCACTGAGATACGACAGAATGAGTGCGCATTGCGCGAGAGTGAAGAGCGGTTCCGCAAACTCGTGGAAATGTCACCGGATGCGGTTATCCTTCACCGTGACGGTAAGATTATTTACGTGAACCCTGCAGCGCTAAAACTCCTTGGCGCTTCAATTCCTGGCGAATTAACCGGTAAATTCATCCTTGATTTTATCGATCCCGCTTTCCACGGGATTATTAAGGAAAATATCCAGAAGGACCTGGACGGGGAACCATCACCCCAAACCGAATTACAGATGATCCGGCTCGATGGTACACCGGTGATGGTTGAGGGCAGGGGGGTACAGACATTCATTGACGGTAAACCTGCAGTAATGGTAACGTTACGGGATATCACTGACCGTAAGCAGGCTGAGGAAAAACTGTTCAACTCCCGTCAGATGCTCCAGCTGGTGCTGGATACAATTCCGGTGAGGGTATTCTGGAAAGATCGGGATTCGGTGTATCTTGGTGCCAATCAGGCCCTTGCCCTTGACGCCGGCTATGCCGACCCGGGAGAACTTGTCGGAAAAAACGATTACGATACTGCCTATGCAGCAACAGCCGATCGGTACCGTGCGGATGACCGGACGGTTATGGAGACCGGCCTGCCCAAGCTTAATTACGAGGAAATCCAGATCAAGCCGGATGGCAGCAGATCCTGGCTTCGGACGAGCAAGGTACCCCTGCGCAACAAAAACGGGGACGTGATCGGGGTGCTTGGCACCTATGAGGATATCACGGAACGCAAGGTAAAAGAAGACGCGCTCCGTTCCAGCGAGGAACGATACCGGCGTCTGCTCGAACAATCCTTTGACGCGGTTATCATCCACAAAGAGGGGAAGATCACCTATGCAAACAATACTGCCGTTGCCAATGCAGGTGCACATTCACCAGAAGACCTTATCGGGCGATCCATTTTTGATTTTATCCACCGGGATTCCCGGAATATCGTAGAGAAACGGGTAGCATCGCTAAAAAATGCCGAAACCGTGACCCTGCCCCTTATCCGGGAAAAATTTCTCCGCCTTGATGGCAGGGCCGTGAATGTAGAAGTCATGGCCACCTGTTTTATCGACGAGGGTCTTCCGGCAATCCAGGTTGTTTTCCGGGAAATATCCGATCGGATAGAGTAA
- the radB gene encoding DNA repair and recombination protein RadB: MKTDKQTSGNAAFDKLLGGGLEVRTVIQLYGEPASGKSTLCTIAAVAALRAGQAVVYIDSEGFSIERFRQIAGADTEKIADRLFLFEPIDFEHQGQMIAEAEKILKTQKVGLLVMDSATALYRTDLEKGRDAIQVLTKQMIHLLGYAKRYGMPVIITNQVYMDTGKNTWYGLGGFALEHLSKIIVRIEKTDTPKRRRARLVKHRSQPEGASFEFEIVEEGIAAK, from the coding sequence ATGAAGACCGATAAACAGACCAGCGGGAATGCAGCATTCGACAAACTGCTGGGTGGCGGGCTCGAAGTGCGGACGGTCATCCAGCTCTATGGGGAGCCGGCAAGCGGGAAAAGTACGCTCTGCACCATCGCTGCAGTCGCTGCACTCCGGGCCGGCCAGGCAGTCGTATACATCGACTCCGAAGGTTTCTCGATCGAGCGGTTCCGGCAGATTGCGGGAGCGGACACCGAGAAGATCGCTGACCGGCTCTTTCTCTTCGAGCCCATTGATTTCGAACACCAGGGCCAGATGATCGCAGAAGCAGAAAAGATCCTAAAGACGCAAAAGGTGGGACTGCTGGTCATGGACTCTGCCACGGCACTCTACCGCACCGATCTTGAAAAAGGCCGGGATGCGATCCAGGTCCTCACCAAACAGATGATCCACCTGCTGGGGTATGCCAAGCGCTACGGCATGCCGGTGATCATCACCAACCAGGTGTACATGGATACCGGAAAAAACACCTGGTACGGCCTTGGAGGATTTGCGCTTGAGCACCTCTCAAAAATTATTGTCCGTATCGAAAAGACGGATACTCCGAAGCGCCGCCGGGCCCGGCTGGTCAAACACCGTTCCCAGCCCGAGGGAGCATCGTTTGAGTTCGAGATTGTGGAAGAGGGTATCGCGGCAAAATGA
- the larC gene encoding nickel pincer cofactor biosynthesis protein LarC gives MRILIFDPFHGAAGDMITAALLDCGADRQLVVRAMKTVVAEPEISTVTRAGIRAARVDTHATPVHRTFPEVMQRIDTAVRDVPAPALAMARRVFERIRAAEEEVHGAHAHFHEVGADDAIADIIGACTALHSLSLDGVRILPITVGHGTATGSHGTFPIPAPATALILKAAGLPAVAGNHMGELCTPTGAALLAEFATMTVPDPRAYTILAVGYGAGTRDPHHAPNVLRAMIVQPATEAADLEQDTVDLLETNVDDVSGEVIAHAIARFMEAGARDASAMPVIMKKGRPGYLIRVICCKETSAALAELMARELGTLGIRCIPAVHRFIAERTIEEIDVVIAGVQRKMPVKCGWMHGTVYTLKAEFDPARDWACELNIPVRDVLRAIEEAGWKSRRQARGSGDP, from the coding sequence ATGCGTATCCTCATTTTCGATCCGTTCCACGGCGCGGCAGGCGACATGATCACAGCCGCACTGCTCGACTGCGGGGCTGACCGCCAGCTTGTCGTGCGGGCGATGAAAACGGTGGTGGCAGAACCCGAAATCTCGACCGTGACAAGGGCCGGCATCCGGGCTGCCCGAGTGGATACTCACGCCACACCGGTCCACCGTACGTTTCCTGAAGTGATGCAGCGGATCGATACCGCAGTCAGAGACGTGCCGGCTCCGGCGCTTGCGATGGCCCGCCGGGTCTTCGAACGGATCCGTGCAGCCGAAGAAGAAGTCCACGGCGCCCATGCCCATTTCCACGAGGTCGGGGCTGATGACGCGATCGCCGATATTATCGGCGCCTGCACGGCCCTGCACTCGCTCTCCTTAGATGGTGTCAGAATCCTCCCCATCACCGTAGGCCACGGAACTGCTACCGGGTCGCATGGTACGTTTCCCATCCCGGCACCGGCTACGGCCCTGATCCTGAAAGCCGCCGGCCTTCCCGCTGTTGCCGGTAACCATATGGGTGAGCTCTGCACGCCCACCGGTGCTGCACTTCTCGCAGAATTTGCCACGATGACCGTTCCCGATCCCCGTGCATATACCATCCTCGCGGTAGGATACGGTGCGGGAACCCGCGATCCTCATCATGCCCCCAATGTCCTGCGGGCCATGATCGTCCAGCCGGCCACAGAGGCAGCAGACCTGGAGCAGGACACCGTTGACCTTCTCGAGACCAATGTGGATGACGTGAGCGGCGAGGTGATTGCCCACGCGATCGCCCGGTTCATGGAGGCCGGCGCACGGGATGCAAGCGCCATGCCGGTGATCATGAAGAAGGGGAGACCCGGGTATCTCATCCGGGTCATCTGCTGCAAAGAGACGAGTGCTGCGCTTGCCGAGCTGATGGCACGCGAGCTCGGGACGCTGGGTATCCGCTGCATCCCGGCCGTCCACCGCTTCATCGCTGAGCGCACCATAGAGGAGATTGATGTCGTTATCGCAGGAGTACAGAGGAAGATGCCGGTCAAGTGCGGGTGGATGCACGGAACCGTCTACACGCTCAAGGCCGAGTTCGACCCTGCCCGCGACTGGGCCTGCGAGCTGAACATCCCGGTCAGGGATGTGCTCCGGGCAATCGAAGAGGCGGGCTGGAAATCCCGGCGGCAGGCACGCGGCTCCGGTGACCCATGA
- a CDS encoding CDC48 family AAA ATPase, whose translation MPEVQLRVDSAYPGDQGGGKARLDPETMLLLKISPGDLVAIEGKRRTVAKVWRSLVEDWNQRKIRIDNFTRQNAGVAIGDTVKVIKISEEVEAKRIVLAPPEDLPKKIPIANNPHVVNGLIDFPVTINDSVPIMLGLPFIQPQIVAFKVVEIEPEEAVIITKNTSIEFSDKPAAGFEGIKRFSYEDIGGLKDELQRLRETIELPLRHPELFQKLGIEPPKGVLLYGPPGTGKTLIAKAVASESGAHFISIAGPEVISKYYGESEQRLREVFEEARENAPSIIFIDELDSIAPRREEVTGEVERRVVAQLLTMMDGLEERGQVVVIGATNRVDAIDAALRRPGRFDREIEIGVPGEPDRIDILKIHSRGMPLSEDVSLEVLAQQTHGFVGADLAALAREAAIRALRRYLPDLDLDAEEIPQEILDTLKVYSSDFRSAQRDVGPSAMREVMLEVSHVKWQNVGGLDSAKTEVREAVELPLTDRQKFEDLGIQPPRGILLYGPPGTGKTLIAKAVASESGANFIPVRGPQLLSKWVGESERAVREVFKKARQVAPSIIFFDEIDALAPARGSNSDSHVSDNVLNQILTEMDGLEELKDVVVMGATNRPDIVDPALLRAGRFDRLVYIGEPTLEDRKKIIGIHTRFMPLEGSALEEIVGLCQKYNEEAIAELVEKLGKDKTVTAEEMKAAITPAADDAAGIPAGTRRRRLIELMAEKNLAFTDPARETLAANLAAITEGFVGSDLESICREAGMLALRENATAVATRHFEEAQKKVHPMMNERLREYYTRIQQHFKGGLPKQVQPPEYQ comes from the coding sequence ATGCCTGAAGTGCAATTGAGAGTGGATTCCGCGTATCCCGGCGATCAGGGTGGCGGGAAGGCACGGCTCGATCCCGAGACGATGCTGCTGTTGAAGATCTCGCCCGGAGATCTGGTTGCAATTGAGGGGAAGCGCCGGACGGTGGCCAAGGTCTGGAGGTCTCTTGTCGAGGACTGGAACCAGCGCAAGATCCGGATCGATAATTTTACCCGGCAGAATGCCGGTGTTGCCATTGGCGATACGGTCAAGGTCATTAAAATATCGGAGGAAGTCGAAGCCAAACGGATAGTGCTTGCACCCCCGGAAGACCTGCCGAAGAAAATACCGATAGCAAATAACCCGCACGTGGTCAACGGCCTGATCGATTTTCCCGTGACCATCAACGATTCCGTGCCGATCATGCTGGGGCTCCCCTTTATCCAGCCCCAGATCGTGGCGTTCAAGGTCGTGGAGATCGAGCCGGAAGAAGCGGTCATCATCACGAAGAATACCTCGATTGAGTTCTCAGACAAACCCGCGGCCGGCTTTGAGGGCATAAAAAGGTTCTCGTACGAGGATATCGGTGGCCTGAAAGACGAGCTCCAGCGGCTCCGCGAGACGATCGAGCTCCCGCTCCGGCACCCGGAACTCTTCCAGAAGCTCGGCATTGAGCCCCCCAAGGGCGTGCTCCTCTACGGTCCGCCCGGAACGGGAAAGACCCTGATCGCAAAGGCCGTGGCAAGCGAGAGCGGTGCGCACTTCATCTCGATTGCCGGCCCCGAGGTCATCTCGAAATATTACGGAGAGAGCGAGCAGCGGCTCCGCGAGGTCTTTGAAGAGGCGCGGGAGAATGCCCCTTCGATCATCTTCATCGATGAACTGGACTCCATCGCACCCCGTCGCGAGGAAGTGACCGGGGAAGTCGAGCGCCGGGTCGTGGCCCAGCTCCTCACCATGATGGACGGGCTCGAGGAACGCGGGCAGGTGGTCGTGATCGGTGCAACAAACCGCGTGGATGCGATCGATGCAGCGCTCCGCCGGCCCGGGCGGTTTGACCGGGAGATCGAGATTGGGGTGCCGGGAGAACCGGACCGGATCGATATCCTGAAGATCCACAGCCGGGGCATGCCCTTATCGGAGGATGTGAGCCTTGAAGTCCTCGCCCAGCAGACGCACGGGTTTGTCGGCGCAGACCTTGCGGCTCTTGCCCGTGAGGCAGCCATCCGTGCCCTGCGCCGGTATTTGCCGGACCTGGACCTCGATGCCGAGGAGATCCCGCAGGAGATTCTCGATACGCTCAAGGTGTACTCCAGCGACTTCCGCAGCGCCCAGCGCGATGTGGGACCGAGCGCGATGCGGGAAGTGATGCTCGAAGTCTCGCACGTGAAGTGGCAGAACGTCGGGGGCCTCGACTCGGCCAAGACCGAAGTGCGGGAAGCAGTCGAGCTCCCGCTCACCGACCGGCAGAAGTTCGAAGACCTGGGTATCCAGCCCCCGCGTGGCATCCTGCTCTACGGTCCGCCGGGAACGGGAAAGACCCTGATCGCAAAGGCAGTCGCGTCCGAGAGCGGCGCGAACTTCATCCCGGTCCGGGGACCCCAGCTCTTATCCAAGTGGGTGGGCGAGAGCGAGCGGGCGGTCCGCGAGGTTTTCAAGAAGGCCCGGCAGGTTGCGCCGTCCATCATCTTCTTCGATGAGATCGATGCGCTTGCACCGGCCCGGGGCTCGAACAGCGATTCGCACGTAAGCGACAATGTGCTCAACCAGATTCTCACCGAGATGGACGGCCTTGAGGAGCTCAAGGATGTCGTGGTCATGGGCGCAACGAACCGCCCCGACATCGTGGACCCGGCCCTGCTCCGTGCAGGACGCTTCGACCGGCTCGTGTATATCGGTGAGCCCACGCTGGAGGACCGGAAGAAGATCATCGGCATCCACACCCGCTTCATGCCGCTCGAAGGCTCGGCGCTCGAAGAGATTGTCGGGCTCTGCCAGAAATACAATGAAGAAGCGATTGCCGAACTGGTCGAGAAGCTCGGGAAGGACAAGACAGTCACCGCTGAAGAGATGAAGGCCGCCATCACTCCTGCCGCAGACGATGCTGCCGGCATTCCTGCCGGAACCCGGCGCAGGCGGCTTATCGAGCTGATGGCGGAGAAGAATCTCGCCTTCACCGATCCCGCCCGGGAGACGCTGGCGGCGAACCTGGCGGCAATCACGGAAGGGTTCGTGGGCTCGGACCTTGAATCGATCTGCCGCGAGGCGGGGATGCTGGCGCTGCGGGAGAATGCAACGGCTGTTGCGACGCGACACTTTGAGGAAGCGCAGAAGAAGGTGCACCCGATGATGAACGAGCGTCTCCGGGAATATTACACAAGAATCCAGCAGCACTTCAAGGGCGGGTTGCCGAAGCAGGTGCAGCCGCCGGAATATCAGTAA
- a CDS encoding ATP-binding protein — protein MIELKASLAELDAALVDICALLNHRGGKLYFGVKPDGCVIGLTVADSTFLKVSQKVRQKLKPEIIPEIKERADGGKSIIEVIISEGTHKPYFVDGVAYIRSGSESVKMPPDVLSRLIMEQHGYAWDRDICAGASLHDIDPALVKSYLSRALQVRHIDLDPDTPVETALESLELLKEGRLTNAAILLFGRNPQKFVDQAEIRCAKFRGDDVTQPYSNMKVIRGAIVAQIDQTEQFIRDNIAKAAWIPKEKFEREESWEYPPDAFREAVINAVCHRDYQSSGNVQVSIFSNSLEILNPGLLPSTLTIESLKRRHSSKPRNRLIAETLFKIKYIEKFGSGTTKMIRVCRERGVPEPEFLEQDEDFMVTFRRSSVNVLLDQPQLLNERQKQAIEYLKIHESITTLEYVNHIRCHERTARKDLAELIRLNVVVKVGMGKLTRYVIHAGFRYFPVADGSR, from the coding sequence ATGATAGAGCTCAAAGCTTCCCTTGCTGAGCTGGATGCCGCTCTTGTCGATATCTGCGCATTACTGAATCACCGGGGCGGCAAACTTTACTTTGGTGTGAAACCTGATGGTTGTGTTATCGGGCTCACCGTCGCCGATTCCACATTCCTGAAGGTTTCCCAGAAAGTACGGCAGAAACTCAAACCCGAGATCATACCGGAAATTAAGGAGCGGGCTGATGGTGGCAAATCTATCATTGAAGTGATCATCAGCGAGGGTACTCACAAGCCCTATTTTGTTGACGGGGTTGCATACATCCGAAGCGGCAGCGAGAGCGTGAAGATGCCTCCGGATGTACTTTCCCGCCTTATTATGGAGCAGCATGGATATGCCTGGGACCGTGACATCTGTGCGGGCGCCAGCTTGCATGATATCGATCCCGCTCTTGTGAAATCTTACCTATCCAGGGCCTTGCAGGTCCGGCATATCGATCTCGACCCGGACACGCCAGTAGAGACCGCTCTTGAATCGCTCGAACTACTCAAAGAGGGAAGACTTACCAATGCCGCGATCCTTCTCTTTGGCAGGAATCCGCAGAAGTTTGTTGATCAGGCAGAGATCCGCTGCGCAAAATTCCGGGGCGATGATGTTACCCAGCCATACTCGAACATGAAGGTCATCCGTGGTGCGATTGTTGCCCAGATTGATCAGACCGAACAGTTCATCCGGGACAATATCGCAAAAGCCGCATGGATCCCAAAGGAAAAATTCGAGCGGGAAGAGTCCTGGGAGTATCCGCCGGATGCCTTCCGCGAGGCGGTCATCAACGCGGTCTGCCACCGGGACTACCAGTCATCGGGGAACGTGCAGGTCAGCATCTTTTCAAACTCGCTGGAGATTCTCAATCCCGGGCTCCTACCGTCAACGCTCACTATCGAATCGCTGAAACGGCGGCACAGTTCGAAGCCGAGGAACCGGCTCATAGCAGAGACGCTCTTTAAGATCAAGTACATCGAAAAGTTTGGCTCCGGCACGACAAAGATGATCCGTGTCTGCCGGGAGCGTGGGGTGCCGGAACCGGAGTTTTTAGAGCAGGACGAGGATTTCATGGTGACGTTCCGGCGCTCTTCTGTGAATGTTCTTCTCGATCAGCCTCAGCTGTTGAACGAGCGGCAGAAGCAGGCGATTGAGTACCTGAAGATTCATGAATCGATCACGACTCTGGAATACGTGAACCACATCCGCTGCCACGAACGGACGGCACGCAAGGATCTGGCGGAACTGATAAGGCTCAATGTGGTTGTTAAGGTGGGAATGGGGAAGCTTACCCGGTATGTCATCCATGCCGGCTTCCGTTATTTTCCCGTAGCGGATGGGTCCCGGTAA
- a CDS encoding DUF2283 domain-containing protein, which translates to MKVTVDKEADALYMRLSDARIHDSEEVKPGVILDYDDQNNLVGIELLRISERVPAASLKTVMIESA; encoded by the coding sequence ATGAAAGTGACCGTTGACAAAGAGGCCGATGCGCTGTATATGCGCCTTTCCGATGCCCGTATCCATGACTCGGAAGAGGTGAAGCCCGGTGTGATCCTGGATTATGACGACCAGAATAATCTTGTCGGGATAGAGCTTCTCAGGATATCGGAGCGGGTTCCCGCAGCCAGCCTGAAAACCGTGATGATCGAATCGGCATAA
- a CDS encoding DUF86 domain-containing protein, translating into MRRTALQCLDDILESIGNIEEDTTGISCEEFSGDRRRRDAVIRNFQVIGEAIKKLPDELKERYPDTDWKKIAGFRDVITHVYFGIKDTILWDNATNKLPGLKKEIRHIIKSEEARK; encoded by the coding sequence ATGCGTAGAACCGCACTCCAGTGCCTCGATGATATCCTTGAATCGATCGGTAATATTGAAGAGGACACCACCGGGATATCATGCGAAGAATTTTCCGGGGATCGCCGGCGCAGGGACGCAGTAATCAGGAATTTTCAGGTGATCGGCGAAGCCATAAAGAAACTCCCGGACGAGCTCAAGGAGCGATACCCTGATACGGACTGGAAGAAGATTGCCGGGTTCCGCGACGTCATCACCCACGTTTATTTCGGTATCAAAGATACGATTCTCTGGGACAATGCTACAAACAAACTTCCCGGTCTGAAGAAAGAGATCCGGCATATCATCAAAAGCGAAGAAGCGAGGAAATGA
- a CDS encoding nucleotidyltransferase family protein: MDALSLLRQHEPELKKRFGIAAIGIFGSFIRGEERPESDVDVLVSFRRGQETFDNYMDCKFYLEDLFGRKVDLIMKGAIKKRLKPYILGEVVYA, encoded by the coding sequence ATGGATGCACTCAGTCTCCTCCGTCAACACGAACCTGAACTGAAGAAGCGGTTCGGTATTGCAGCAATCGGCATTTTTGGCTCATTCATACGGGGAGAAGAGCGACCAGAGAGCGATGTGGATGTCCTCGTATCCTTCCGCAGGGGACAAGAGACATTCGACAACTATATGGATTGTAAATTCTATCTCGAAGATCTCTTCGGGCGCAAGGTTGATCTCATCATGAAAGGTGCGATCAAAAAACGGCTGAAACCCTATATTCTCGGCGAGGTCGTGTATGCGTAG
- a CDS encoding V-type ATP synthase subunit D produces MEQVKPTRMELMRKKSQIKLAEQGRDLLREKMDALIQEFFKILNTVSNSRDELELISREADLALMIAQAVDDPVTLKSASFATRRSITVDITGKNIMGVPVPVIEKKRISKSMLERGYGIISTSGRIDETAERFEAELDLLIQLAETETAMRRLGAEIQMNRRRVNALEQILIPELKSQAKYIKNAIEEREREDLFRLKKVKSILERKKKKAKEKQDAAV; encoded by the coding sequence ATGGAGCAGGTCAAGCCTACCCGGATGGAGCTGATGCGGAAGAAATCCCAGATCAAGCTTGCAGAGCAGGGCAGGGACCTCCTGCGGGAGAAGATGGATGCGCTCATCCAGGAGTTTTTCAAGATCCTCAACACGGTATCGAACTCACGCGATGAACTGGAACTGATCTCCAGGGAAGCAGATCTCGCCCTGATGATCGCACAGGCAGTCGATGATCCGGTCACGCTCAAGTCGGCTTCGTTTGCTACGCGAAGATCAATTACGGTTGATATTACGGGAAAGAACATCATGGGTGTCCCGGTTCCCGTGATTGAGAAGAAACGCATATCCAAGAGCATGCTGGAACGGGGGTACGGGATCATCTCCACGAGCGGGAGAATAGATGAGACTGCCGAGCGGTTTGAAGCGGAACTGGATCTGCTTATCCAGCTTGCCGAGACCGAGACTGCCATGCGGCGGCTGGGGGCAGAGATCCAGATGAACCGCCGGCGGGTCAATGCACTGGAACAGATCCTGATCCCCGAGCTCAAGAGCCAGGCGAAGTACATCAAGAACGCGATCGAGGAGCGGGAACGCGAGGACCTGTTCCGGTTAAAGAAGGTCAAGAGTATTCTTGAACGGAAGAAGAAGAAAGCAAAGGAGAAACAGGACGCGGCGGTGTGA
- a CDS encoding V-type ATP synthase subunit B: MKPVSLVTKEYKTIDYVSGPLIFVNSVKGASFGEIVRITLRDGEERTGQVLDISEDHAVIQVYEGTRGIDTTATTVRFTGEPARINVSLDMLGRVFSGVGKARDGGPEIIPEAVLDIAGTPINPSARDKPADFIQTGMSAIDGLNTLVRGQKLPIFSGSGLPASKLAAQIARQAKVRGEGEKFAVVFVAMGITHKEASFFMRDFERTGALERVVFFMNLADDPTVERLAAPRCGLTVAEFLAFTHNLHVLVILTDMINYCEALREISTAREEVPGRRGYPGYMYTDLSSIYERAGRLKGKSGSITQLPILTMPDDDITHPVPDLTGYITEGQIVLSRDLFRRGADPPVDALPCLSRLMNLGIGPGKTREDHRGVADQLYASYAYGRDLRRLVAIVGEEALTELDKKYLKLADGFEKQFISQGDDDRSIEETFRIAWDLFAMLPEDELKRIKREYIKKYHPQHQETGGG, encoded by the coding sequence ATGAAGCCCGTTTCGCTGGTAACAAAAGAGTACAAGACGATCGATTATGTCTCGGGTCCCCTCATCTTTGTCAATAGTGTCAAAGGTGCATCGTTTGGCGAGATCGTCCGGATCACCCTGCGGGATGGGGAGGAACGGACCGGGCAGGTGCTCGACATCTCCGAAGATCATGCGGTCATCCAGGTGTATGAAGGTACCCGGGGCATTGACACAACGGCAACCACCGTCCGGTTCACCGGTGAACCCGCACGGATCAATGTCTCTCTGGATATGCTGGGCCGGGTGTTCAGCGGAGTGGGAAAAGCCCGGGACGGCGGGCCGGAGATCATACCGGAGGCGGTTCTCGATATCGCCGGCACGCCCATCAACCCCTCCGCGCGGGACAAACCGGCGGACTTTATCCAGACCGGCATGTCGGCCATTGACGGGCTCAACACGCTTGTACGGGGACAAAAACTGCCGATCTTCTCCGGCTCCGGCCTTCCGGCAAGCAAACTTGCAGCCCAGATCGCACGGCAGGCAAAAGTCCGGGGTGAGGGCGAGAAGTTTGCCGTGGTCTTTGTTGCGATGGGCATCACCCACAAGGAGGCATCCTTCTTCATGCGGGACTTTGAGCGGACGGGAGCGCTCGAACGGGTGGTCTTTTTCATGAATCTCGCCGATGATCCCACGGTGGAGCGGCTTGCAGCCCCGCGATGCGGGCTGACGGTTGCAGAGTTCCTCGCGTTCACCCACAACCTGCACGTGCTCGTGATCCTTACCGACATGATCAACTACTGCGAAGCCCTCCGGGAGATCTCAACTGCCCGGGAAGAAGTGCCCGGCCGGCGGGGCTATCCCGGCTACATGTATACGGATCTCTCCTCGATTTACGAGCGGGCCGGCAGGCTGAAAGGAAAGAGCGGGTCGATCACCCAGCTCCCGATCCTGACGATGCCGGACGATGATATCACCCACCCGGTACCCGATCTCACCGGCTATATCACCGAGGGGCAGATCGTCTTGTCCCGGGATCTCTTCCGCCGGGGTGCAGATCCGCCGGTTGATGCCCTCCCCTGCCTCTCCCGGCTCATGAACTTAGGGATCGGTCCCGGCAAGACCCGCGAAGATCACCGGGGGGTTGCTGACCAGCTGTACGCCTCCTATGCATACGGCCGTGACCTGCGCCGGCTCGTCGCAATCGTCGGGGAGGAAGCCCTGACCGAACTGGATAAAAAATATCTGAAGTTAGCAGACGGGTTTGAGAAACAGTTCATCTCGCAGGGAGATGACGACCGGTCGATCGAAGAGACATTCAGGATCGCGTGGGACCTGTTTGCCATGCTTCCCGAGGACGAGCTCAAGCGGATCAAACGGGAATATATCAAAAAATACCACCCCCAGCACCAGGAAACGGGCGGAGGCTGA